One region of Streptomyces rishiriensis genomic DNA includes:
- a CDS encoding MmcQ/YjbR family DNA-binding protein yields MPDAEDVRRIALSLPDTTEKISWSMPTFRVAGKMFATLPEEETSLAVRCPKEERDELVLAEPGKFWIADHEAQFAWVRARLAALEDEDELRDILADSWRQAAPTRLLEAYPELGAGPGV; encoded by the coding sequence ATGCCGGACGCCGAAGACGTACGCCGTATCGCCCTGTCCCTGCCGGACACCACGGAGAAGATCTCGTGGAGCATGCCCACTTTCCGGGTCGCGGGGAAGATGTTCGCCACACTGCCCGAGGAGGAGACCTCCCTCGCCGTGCGCTGTCCCAAGGAGGAGCGCGACGAACTGGTGCTCGCCGAGCCCGGGAAGTTCTGGATCGCCGACCACGAAGCCCAGTTCGCCTGGGTGCGGGCCCGCCTCGCCGCCCTGGAGGACGAGGACGAGCTGCGCGACATCCTCGCCGACTCCTGGCGGCAGGCGGCCCCGACGCGGCTGCTCGAGGCGTACCCGGAACTGGGCGCCGGCCCGGGGGTCTGA
- a CDS encoding amidohydrolase, with protein sequence MSEPAVVARLAREITSGLEPGRLADFYQDLHRHPELSFQEHRTAAKLALRLRAAGFEVTEGVARTGVVAVLANGDGPVVWLRGDMDALPVREATGLPYASTVDGLMHACGHDLHVTWLAAAAEALAAAREVWSGTLVVVGQPAEEAGGGAAAMVADGIHARFPRPDVLFGQHVAPGLAGSYPHTPGLTLSASDDIDVVVHGVGGHGSRPESTVDPVVTAAYVVTRLQTVVAREVAAGESVVVTVGSFHAGTSSNIIPAEALLGLNVRTRDTRVRERVLAVIRRVVEGECAAAGCPVPPGVTVRSGCPNTVNDAALDAEIAAAHRELFGADTVFDFGQALGSEDFSLLAPAGVPYDYWYVTSTPAPLWEAAPGEDVREKVAGVPGNHSPLFAPDLSVLVPGVRTLVSAALSRLTG encoded by the coding sequence ATGAGCGAACCGGCCGTCGTCGCCCGCCTGGCCCGTGAGATCACGTCGGGACTCGAACCCGGCCGGCTGGCGGATTTCTACCAGGACCTGCACCGCCACCCCGAGCTGTCCTTCCAGGAACACCGCACCGCCGCGAAGCTGGCCCTGCGGCTGCGCGCGGCGGGGTTCGAGGTGACGGAGGGGGTGGCCCGCACCGGCGTCGTCGCGGTGCTCGCGAACGGCGACGGGCCGGTGGTGTGGCTGCGGGGGGACATGGACGCGCTGCCCGTGCGGGAGGCGACCGGGTTGCCGTACGCCTCGACCGTCGACGGGCTGATGCACGCCTGCGGCCACGACCTGCACGTCACCTGGCTGGCGGCGGCCGCCGAGGCGCTCGCCGCCGCCCGCGAGGTCTGGTCCGGGACGCTGGTGGTGGTCGGGCAGCCCGCGGAGGAGGCCGGGGGCGGTGCGGCGGCGATGGTCGCGGACGGGATCCACGCCCGTTTCCCACGCCCGGACGTGCTCTTCGGCCAGCATGTGGCGCCGGGGCTCGCCGGGTCCTATCCGCACACGCCCGGCCTGACGCTGTCGGCCTCGGACGACATCGACGTCGTCGTGCACGGGGTCGGCGGCCATGGTTCGCGGCCCGAGTCGACGGTCGACCCGGTGGTCACGGCCGCGTACGTCGTGACCAGGCTCCAGACCGTGGTCGCGCGCGAGGTGGCCGCCGGCGAGTCGGTCGTGGTGACGGTGGGGAGTTTCCACGCCGGCACGAGTTCCAACATCATCCCCGCCGAGGCGCTGCTCGGACTGAACGTGCGCACCCGGGACACCCGGGTGCGCGAGCGGGTCCTCGCCGTGATCCGGCGGGTGGTCGAGGGGGAGTGCGCCGCCGCGGGCTGCCCGGTCCCGCCCGGGGTCACGGTCCGCTCCGGCTGTCCCAACACGGTCAACGACGCCGCCCTGGACGCGGAGATCGCCGCGGCGCACCGTGAACTCTTCGGCGCGGACACGGTGTTCGACTTCGGGCAGGCGCTGGGCAGCGAGGACTTCTCCCTGCTCGCCCCGGCGGGCGTGCCGTACGACTACTGGTACGTGACCTCGACCCCGGCGCCCCTGTGGGAGGCTGCGCCGGGGGAGGACGTGCGGGAGAAGGTCGCGGGCGTGCCGGGAAACCACAGTCCGCTGTTCGCGCCGGACCTGTCCGTGCTGGTGCCGGGAGTGCGCACCCTGGTGTCGGCGGCGCTCTCCCGGCTCACCGGCTGA
- a CDS encoding NUDIX hydrolase family protein translates to MSDLTETTPGWLSSDELEMARARMPILYVEAVPVRVDDSGEVTSVGLLLRMGPDGNVSRTLVSGRVLHHERVRDALLRHLEKDLGPVALPRVPTSLQPFTVAEYFPTQGVTPYHDPRQHAVSLAYIVPVTGDCRPRQDALDLVWFSPQEAASLAVQSEMPGGHGFLLRQALAHVGLSAS, encoded by the coding sequence ATGTCTGACTTGACCGAAACCACGCCGGGTTGGCTGAGCTCCGACGAGCTCGAGATGGCGCGCGCCCGTATGCCGATCCTGTACGTCGAGGCCGTGCCCGTGCGCGTCGACGACAGCGGCGAAGTCACCAGCGTCGGCCTGCTGCTGCGGATGGGACCGGACGGCAATGTCAGCCGCACGCTGGTCTCCGGCCGGGTTCTGCACCACGAGCGCGTCCGGGACGCCCTGTTGCGCCACCTGGAGAAGGACCTGGGCCCGGTGGCGCTGCCCCGGGTGCCCACCTCGCTCCAGCCGTTCACGGTGGCGGAGTACTTCCCCACGCAGGGCGTCACCCCGTACCACGACCCCCGTCAGCACGCGGTGTCGCTGGCCTACATCGTGCCGGTGACCGGCGACTGCCGTCCTCGCCAGGACGCACTCGACCTGGTGTGGTTCAGCCCGCAGGAGGCCGCCTCGCTCGCGGTGCAGAGCGAGATGCCGGGCGGGCACGGGTTCCTGCTGCGGCAGGCGCTGGCCCACGTCGGCCTCTCGGCCTCCTGA
- a CDS encoding (2Fe-2S) ferredoxin domain-containing protein, with amino-acid sequence MSVTPAPSGRRALVGAARSRPCTLVVCRGCCCGDAGKNPGYDHGWQLERLRAAAADSAGAFEVRTTDCLGPCDRANVIVVQPSADGRRAGGRATWVGFAMDDDCTDEILSWAAAGGPGIAAPPVTLELQFISPPREQRVRGRR; translated from the coding sequence CTGAGCGTGACACCCGCGCCGTCCGGCCGTCGCGCCCTGGTGGGCGCCGCGCGCAGTCGTCCCTGCACGCTGGTGGTGTGCAGGGGCTGCTGCTGCGGCGACGCCGGCAAAAACCCCGGCTACGACCACGGCTGGCAGCTGGAGCGGCTGCGGGCGGCCGCCGCCGACTCGGCCGGCGCCTTCGAGGTCCGTACGACGGACTGCCTCGGCCCCTGCGACCGGGCCAACGTCATCGTGGTCCAGCCCTCGGCCGACGGGCGCCGGGCCGGCGGCCGGGCCACCTGGGTGGGCTTCGCCATGGACGACGACTGCACGGACGAGATCCTGAGCTGGGCGGCGGCGGGCGGCCCGGGCATCGCGGCGCCGCCGGTCACGCTGGAACTGCAGTTCATCAGCCCGCCTCGGGAGCAGCGGGTACGCGGCCGACGTTGA
- a CDS encoding SAM-dependent methyltransferase, whose product MSGSARLDTSVAHNARVWNYWIGGKDNYEVDQRVGEHVAGMFPLIREIARADRWFLGQTVRFLAEERGVRQFLDVGTGLPTADNTHEIAQRVAPGSRIVYVDNDPIVLAHARTLLTGTAEGVTDYIDADVHDPAQILERAAGTLDFTRPVAVMMLGILNFVLDFEAARDIVRKVMADVPSGSYLVLTHPTHDSEVGGEGQIPAMKFWNENATPPITARGGAEIAAFFEGLELLEPGLVSCSRWRGEADSLAVVPQYGAVAVKP is encoded by the coding sequence GTGAGCGGGTCGGCACGGCTGGACACCAGCGTCGCGCACAACGCGCGGGTGTGGAACTACTGGATCGGCGGCAAGGACAACTACGAGGTCGACCAGCGGGTGGGCGAGCACGTCGCCGGGATGTTCCCGCTGATCCGGGAGATCGCGCGGGCGGACCGCTGGTTCCTGGGCCAGACGGTGCGGTTCCTCGCCGAGGAGCGGGGGGTACGGCAGTTCCTCGACGTCGGCACCGGACTGCCGACGGCCGACAACACCCACGAGATCGCGCAGCGCGTGGCGCCCGGGTCGCGGATCGTGTACGTCGACAACGACCCCATCGTGCTGGCGCACGCCCGGACGCTGCTGACCGGCACCGCCGAGGGCGTCACCGACTACATCGACGCCGATGTGCACGACCCGGCCCAGATCCTCGAACGCGCGGCGGGCACCCTGGACTTCACCCGCCCGGTCGCGGTGATGATGCTGGGCATCCTGAACTTCGTCCTGGACTTCGAGGCGGCCCGGGACATCGTCCGCAAGGTCATGGCCGACGTCCCCTCCGGCAGCTACCTCGTGCTGACGCACCCGACCCACGACAGCGAGGTGGGCGGCGAGGGCCAGATCCCGGCGATGAAGTTCTGGAACGAGAACGCCACCCCGCCGATCACCGCCCGCGGCGGCGCCGAGATCGCCGCCTTCTTCGAGGGCCTGGAGCTGCTGGAGCCCGGCCTCGTGTCCTGCTCGCGCTGGCGCGGCGAGGCCGACTCCCTCGCGGTGGTGCCGCAGTACGGCGCGGTGGCCGTGAAACCCTGA
- a CDS encoding amidohydrolase family protein, which translates to MTGGPVHEALAELDLVDHHCHGVVLDPLDRPAFEALLTEGDRWPGVSPFDTPAGVAVRRHCAPLLDLERHAPADVYLARRAELGPREVNRRFLTAARTGVFCVDTGFAPHRVTTPAELAGAAGARRPAVAHEVVRLEAVAEDVAARGVEPDGYADAFRAAALDAVRRPGVVAVKSVAAYRTGFDLDPARPTDAEVTRAARRWRADGGRLADPVLVRHLLWTAVDLGLPLQLHTGFGDNDIRLHRVDPSRLTDWLHLTAGTIPVMLLHCWPYQRQAAYLAAVFEQVYLDVGLTLHHVGPPRARAVLEEALEITPFRKLLYSSDAYGVAEFYGLGALAFRRGLGDLLQDRVDADELSLPDALRLARWAGADNARRVYRLPDGH; encoded by the coding sequence ATGACCGGCGGACCGGTCCACGAGGCCCTCGCCGAGCTGGACCTGGTGGACCATCACTGCCACGGTGTCGTCCTCGACCCGCTGGACCGGCCGGCCTTCGAGGCGCTGCTCACCGAGGGCGACCGATGGCCCGGCGTCTCGCCCTTCGACACTCCCGCCGGGGTGGCCGTACGCCGCCACTGCGCGCCGCTGCTCGATCTGGAGCGGCACGCCCCGGCCGACGTCTACCTGGCCCGGCGGGCCGAGCTGGGCCCGCGGGAGGTGAACCGGCGGTTCCTCACCGCCGCCCGGACCGGCGTGTTCTGTGTCGACACCGGGTTCGCCCCGCACCGCGTCACGACGCCCGCCGAGCTGGCCGGGGCTGCCGGTGCCCGCCGACCGGCGGTCGCCCACGAGGTCGTCCGGCTGGAGGCCGTCGCGGAGGACGTGGCCGCGCGGGGCGTCGAGCCCGACGGGTACGCCGACGCGTTCCGGGCCGCCGCCCTGGACGCGGTACGGCGGCCGGGGGTGGTGGCGGTCAAGTCGGTGGCCGCCTACCGGACCGGCTTCGACCTCGACCCGGCCCGGCCCACGGACGCCGAGGTCACCCGGGCCGCACGGCGCTGGAGGGCGGACGGCGGACGGCTGGCGGACCCGGTGCTGGTCCGGCACCTGCTGTGGACGGCCGTCGACCTGGGGCTCCCCCTGCAACTGCACACCGGCTTCGGCGACAACGACATCCGGCTGCACCGGGTGGACCCGAGCCGTCTCACGGACTGGCTGCACCTGACGGCGGGCACGATCCCGGTGATGCTCCTGCACTGCTGGCCCTACCAGCGCCAAGCCGCCTATCTGGCCGCGGTGTTCGAGCAGGTCTACCTGGACGTGGGGCTCACGCTGCATCATGTGGGTCCCCCACGAGCGCGGGCGGTGCTGGAGGAGGCGTTGGAGATCACACCGTTCCGCAAACTGCTCTACAGCTCGGACGCCTATGGTGTGGCGGAGTTCTACGGGCTCGGCGCGCTGGCGTTCCGCAGGGGACTGGGAGATCTGCTCCAGGACCGGGTGGACGCCGACGAACTGAGCCTGCCCGACGCGCTGCGCCTGGCACGCTGGGCCGGAGCGGACAATGCCCGCCGGGTCTACCGGCTTCCCGACGGACACTGA
- a CDS encoding GNAT family N-acetyltransferase has protein sequence MTVTRLDAPLLRARAGELADLLIDAVDDGASLGFLAPLARAAAEAWWRERAEGVAAGRLAVWTAADGDRLVGTVGLAFPDKPNSRHRAELVKLIVHRDARGKGLGRTLLTAAEESAAAAGITLLHLDTETDSPAEHLYCTAGWTRAGVIPDYAADPAGTLRPTTLYYRHIAAG, from the coding sequence ATGACCGTCACCCGACTCGACGCCCCCCTGCTGCGGGCCCGCGCGGGGGAGTTGGCCGACCTGCTGATCGACGCGGTGGACGACGGCGCCTCGCTCGGCTTCCTCGCCCCGCTGGCCCGGGCGGCGGCCGAGGCCTGGTGGAGGGAGCGCGCGGAGGGCGTGGCCGCCGGGCGGCTCGCGGTCTGGACGGCGGCGGACGGGGACCGTCTCGTCGGCACCGTCGGTCTGGCCTTTCCCGACAAGCCCAACAGCCGCCATCGCGCCGAGCTCGTCAAGCTGATCGTGCACCGGGACGCCCGCGGGAAGGGCCTCGGCCGCACCCTCCTGACCGCCGCCGAGGAGAGCGCGGCGGCGGCCGGCATCACCCTGCTGCACCTGGACACCGAGACCGACAGCCCCGCCGAGCACCTGTACTGCACCGCCGGGTGGACCAGGGCCGGGGTGATCCCGGACTACGCGGCCGACCCGGCCGGGACCCTGCGCCCGACCACCCTGTACTACAGACACATCGCCGCCGGGTGA
- a CDS encoding LysR family transcriptional regulator: MIEARRLHILRAVADHRTVTAAAAALYLTPSAVSQQLTALEQETGHRLVERSAKGVRLTPAGEILLGHTNAVLAQLERAEAELAAYSSGAAGTVTVAAFATGIALVVAPAVARLAGTAPGIRIRVQDAEGDASLPMVLDRQVDVAVAVEYRGAPAADDPRLAHVSLYAEPFDAVVPVGHRLADAPEVPLAELAKDPWIGPYPGNPCHDVVVLACENAGFQPRLEHSSDDFRAVVALASAGAGVALVPRSALRGMDLTGVVVRPVDGVAPTRRVFAAVRRGAEAHPLIRPVLEALGEAARV, from the coding sequence ATGATCGAAGCGCGGCGGCTCCACATCCTCCGTGCGGTGGCCGACCACCGCACGGTGACCGCGGCTGCCGCCGCGCTGTATCTCACCCCGTCCGCCGTCTCCCAGCAGCTGACGGCCCTGGAGCAGGAGACCGGCCACCGGCTGGTCGAGCGCAGCGCCAAGGGCGTACGGCTCACCCCGGCCGGCGAGATCCTGCTCGGCCACACCAACGCCGTCCTGGCCCAGCTGGAGCGGGCCGAGGCGGAACTGGCCGCCTACAGCTCCGGAGCGGCCGGCACGGTGACGGTCGCCGCCTTCGCGACGGGGATCGCCCTGGTCGTGGCGCCCGCGGTGGCCCGGCTGGCCGGTACCGCCCCGGGGATCCGGATCCGCGTCCAGGACGCCGAGGGCGACGCCAGTCTGCCGATGGTGCTCGACCGGCAGGTCGACGTCGCGGTGGCCGTCGAGTACCGCGGCGCCCCGGCCGCCGACGATCCGAGGCTCGCGCACGTCTCGCTCTACGCCGAGCCCTTCGACGCCGTCGTCCCGGTCGGCCACCGCCTCGCCGACGCCCCCGAGGTCCCGCTCGCCGAACTGGCCAAGGACCCCTGGATCGGCCCCTACCCGGGCAACCCCTGCCATGACGTGGTCGTTCTGGCCTGCGAGAACGCCGGGTTCCAGCCTCGTCTGGAGCACTCCTCGGACGACTTCCGCGCGGTTGTCGCGCTGGCCTCGGCCGGCGCGGGCGTGGCGCTCGTGCCGCGTTCGGCGCTGCGCGGCATGGATCTCACGGGGGTGGTCGTACGGCCCGTGGACGGAGTGGCGCCGACCCGGAGGGTGTTCGCGGCCGTCCGCCGGGGAGCGGAGGCGCATCCGCTGATCCGGCCGGTGCTGGAGGCGCTCGGCGAGGCCGCCCGGGTGTGA
- a CDS encoding DUF3140 domain-containing protein, protein MTDALELDALWEDFHRVVNMTSQELAAWLRVRDADENAEPLPEEAGTPTGQHVLAILQKRRTDLTDDDVRVMYRVVDTVDAQADPENEPGAGDTRGRHRLMTIGHDPLKP, encoded by the coding sequence ATGACCGACGCACTCGAACTCGACGCGCTGTGGGAGGACTTCCACCGCGTGGTGAACATGACCTCGCAGGAGCTGGCCGCCTGGCTGCGGGTACGCGACGCCGACGAGAACGCCGAGCCGCTGCCCGAGGAGGCGGGGACCCCCACCGGGCAGCATGTGCTGGCGATCCTGCAGAAGCGGCGCACCGACCTGACCGACGACGACGTCCGGGTGATGTACAGGGTCGTGGACACCGTCGACGCGCAGGCGGACCCGGAGAACGAACCCGGCGCCGGGGACACCCGCGGACGCCACCGTCTGATGACGATCGGCCACGATCCGCTCAAGCCCTGA
- a CDS encoding Dps family protein: MTVVKSPLPEPARQVTFDALQTTLVDLLGLSLIGKQAHWNIVGPRFRSIHLQLDEVVSTARSYADTVAERAAALGLPPDGRPETIASAFTLPSPKDGWVRDEDVVQVIAETLGAAITRLRERITATEEADPVTQDLLIGITAELEKQRWMFEAENWPREQ, encoded by the coding sequence ATGACTGTCGTGAAGAGCCCTCTGCCCGAACCGGCCCGCCAGGTCACCTTCGACGCGTTGCAGACCACCCTCGTGGACCTTCTCGGCCTGTCCCTGATCGGGAAGCAGGCGCACTGGAACATCGTGGGACCCCGGTTCCGCTCGATCCACCTGCAGCTCGACGAGGTGGTCTCGACGGCCCGTTCGTACGCCGACACGGTCGCGGAGCGCGCGGCGGCGCTGGGACTGCCGCCCGACGGCCGCCCGGAGACGATCGCCTCGGCGTTCACCCTGCCCTCGCCGAAGGACGGCTGGGTGCGCGACGAGGACGTCGTCCAGGTGATCGCGGAGACGCTGGGAGCGGCCATCACGCGGCTGCGGGAGCGGATCACGGCGACCGAGGAGGCGGACCCGGTCACCCAGGACCTGCTGATCGGCATCACCGCCGAGCTGGAGAAGCAGCGGTGGATGTTCGAGGCGGAGAACTGGCCGCGCGAACAGTGA
- a CDS encoding glutamine synthetase family protein — protein sequence MTTLADPVPGGRPGEVERADALGGELAARGVHGIVLAYVDTAGIGRVKTIPTAGLASAAAWGVGMSPVFDTFLANDHIVATDVLGSPDGDLRLYPDLDRLVALAAQPGWAWAPVDRVTQDGERHPGCSRTFLRRVVADAARGHGLAFKAGIEIEWSVGLDSAPEGEFVPAATGPAYGATRQVELSEYTAELLAACAAQGVDVDQLHPEYAPGQFEISVGALDPVAAADRSVLVRQTIRALARRHGLRVSFSPAVVAEGVGNGGHIHLSAWRDGTNLHAGGARRHGMTAEAEAFTAGVLARLPALTAVTAPSPASRLRLKPSQWAGVFTAWGLETRECALRLVRGTAGRRAEQANLEVKPVDLAANPYLALGCVIAAGLAGLATGAVLPEETEGDPARLGAVEAAARGVRRLPASLAGSLAEFRRDEVLRTALGPVLADAVSAVRQGEIDAVDGLDDERVAAAYRWKY from the coding sequence ATGACCACCCTTGCCGATCCCGTCCCCGGCGGGCGCCCCGGAGAGGTCGAGCGTGCCGACGCGCTCGGCGGCGAACTGGCGGCGAGAGGCGTCCACGGGATCGTCCTGGCCTATGTCGACACGGCGGGCATCGGCCGGGTGAAGACGATCCCCACGGCCGGGCTGGCCTCGGCGGCGGCCTGGGGCGTCGGGATGTCGCCGGTGTTCGACACCTTCCTGGCGAACGACCACATCGTCGCGACCGACGTGCTGGGCTCCCCCGACGGCGATCTGCGTCTGTACCCGGACCTCGACCGGCTGGTGGCCCTCGCCGCGCAGCCCGGCTGGGCCTGGGCGCCGGTCGACCGCGTCACCCAGGACGGGGAGCGGCACCCCGGCTGCTCCCGCACCTTCCTGCGCCGCGTCGTCGCGGACGCGGCCCGCGGACACGGTCTCGCCTTCAAGGCGGGCATCGAGATCGAGTGGTCGGTAGGCCTCGACTCGGCGCCCGAGGGGGAGTTCGTCCCGGCGGCCACGGGACCGGCGTACGGCGCGACCCGGCAGGTCGAGCTGAGCGAGTACACCGCCGAACTGCTGGCCGCGTGCGCGGCGCAGGGCGTGGACGTCGACCAGCTCCACCCGGAGTACGCGCCCGGCCAGTTCGAGATCTCCGTGGGCGCGCTCGACCCGGTGGCGGCGGCCGACCGCAGCGTCCTCGTCCGCCAGACGATCCGCGCGCTGGCCCGGCGCCACGGCCTGCGGGTGTCCTTCTCCCCCGCCGTCGTGGCGGAAGGGGTCGGCAACGGCGGGCACATCCATCTCTCCGCCTGGCGCGACGGCACGAACCTGCACGCGGGCGGGGCGCGGCGGCACGGCATGACGGCCGAGGCGGAGGCGTTCACGGCCGGAGTGCTGGCCCGGCTTCCGGCCCTCACGGCGGTGACCGCGCCCAGCCCGGCGAGCCGTCTGCGCCTCAAGCCGTCGCAGTGGGCCGGGGTGTTCACCGCCTGGGGCCTGGAGACCCGCGAGTGCGCGCTGCGTCTGGTGCGCGGCACGGCGGGGCGGCGCGCGGAGCAGGCGAATCTTGAGGTCAAGCCGGTCGATCTGGCCGCCAACCCGTACCTCGCCCTCGGCTGTGTGATCGCCGCCGGGCTGGCCGGGCTCGCGACCGGCGCCGTCCTGCCCGAGGAGACGGAAGGGGATCCGGCCCGGCTCGGCGCCGTGGAGGCCGCCGCCCGGGGCGTGCGCCGGCTGCCGGCCTCGCTCGCCGGGTCCCTCGCCGAGTTCCGCCGGGACGAGGTGCTGCGGACCGCGCTCGGCCCGGTCCTCGCCGACGCGGTGAGCGCCGTACGGCAGGGCGAGATCGACGCCGTCGACGGGCTCGACGACGAGCGGGTGGCCGCGGCCTACCGCTGGAAGTACTGA
- a CDS encoding Cof-type HAD-IIB family hydrolase — MPYSHAPRPTASPAGPVDIRLVVTDMDGTLLDDDKKVPEGLWETLARLRERGVLFTPASGRQYATLAAEFAEVAEGMVFIAENGTYVVRDGEELSSDPLAPGVVARVRETVRGLTADGADVGAVVCGKRSAYVERADEAFLAEVGRYYVRHRVVEDVTAVDDDIIKVALFDFGSAERTTAPALAPFARTHQVVVSGEHWVDVMNRTANKGAALRALQRELGITPAQTMVFGDYLNDLEMLDAADWSFAMANAHPEVVRRARHLAPSNNDNGVLRTVTRLLDL; from the coding sequence ATGCCCTACTCGCACGCCCCCCGCCCGACCGCGTCCCCGGCGGGTCCCGTCGACATCCGGCTGGTCGTCACCGACATGGACGGCACGCTGCTCGACGACGACAAGAAGGTGCCCGAGGGGCTGTGGGAGACGCTGGCCCGGCTGCGGGAGCGCGGGGTGCTGTTCACCCCGGCGAGCGGACGCCAGTACGCCACCCTGGCCGCGGAGTTCGCCGAGGTCGCCGAGGGGATGGTGTTCATAGCGGAGAACGGCACCTATGTGGTGCGCGACGGCGAGGAACTGAGCTCCGATCCGCTGGCGCCGGGAGTGGTCGCGCGAGTGAGGGAGACCGTACGGGGCCTCACGGCCGACGGCGCCGACGTGGGCGCCGTCGTCTGCGGGAAGCGGTCCGCGTACGTCGAGCGGGCCGACGAGGCGTTCCTGGCCGAGGTGGGCCGCTACTACGTGCGCCACCGGGTCGTCGAGGACGTCACCGCCGTCGACGACGACATCATCAAGGTCGCCCTCTTCGACTTCGGGTCCGCCGAGCGGACCACCGCCCCGGCCCTCGCCCCGTTCGCGCGGACCCACCAGGTCGTCGTCTCCGGCGAGCACTGGGTCGACGTCATGAACCGCACCGCGAACAAGGGTGCCGCGCTGCGCGCCCTCCAGCGGGAGCTGGGCATCACGCCCGCGCAGACCATGGTGTTCGGCGACTACCTCAACGACCTGGAGATGCTGGACGCCGCCGACTGGTCGTTCGCCATGGCCAACGCCCACCCGGAGGTTGTCCGCCGGGCCCGCCACCTCGCGCCCTCCAACAACGACAACGGTGTGCTGCGCACCGTCACACGCCTGCTCGACCTCTGA
- a CDS encoding WhiB family transcriptional regulator: MEWLRSAACVGEDPELFFPVGTSGPALRDVAAAKRVCARCTVRAECLSYAFAIGQTSGVWGGTGEEERAELLRTARHDATTRSTA; this comes from the coding sequence ATGGAGTGGTTGCGCAGTGCCGCCTGTGTGGGCGAGGACCCCGAGCTGTTCTTCCCCGTGGGCACGAGCGGACCCGCCCTGCGTGACGTCGCGGCGGCCAAACGCGTCTGCGCCCGCTGCACGGTGCGTGCCGAGTGTCTCTCCTACGCGTTCGCGATCGGACAGACCTCGGGCGTGTGGGGCGGGACCGGCGAGGAGGAACGCGCGGAACTGCTCCGTACCGCCAGACACGACGCGACGACAAGGAGCACCGCATGA
- a CDS encoding helix-turn-helix domain-containing protein, translated as MRHEPDVRHGTNGAEAAGSPDPVDVRIAGRLAALRAERGWSLGELAERSGVSRSTLSRAERAETSPTAALLNRLCHVYGRTMSRLLSEVEAEPAPLVRAAEQSVWEDRASGFVRRSVSPPHPALRGELVEGRLAVGADIAYDLPPVAGLEQHIWVLEGALEVTAENTAHHLGPGDCLRLRVWGPTRFRCAGEEGVRYVLAVVLP; from the coding sequence ATGAGACACGAGCCGGATGTGAGACACGGGACGAACGGAGCGGAGGCGGCCGGGTCGCCGGACCCCGTCGACGTGCGGATCGCCGGGCGGCTGGCCGCCTTGCGGGCCGAACGCGGTTGGTCGCTGGGGGAGTTGGCGGAACGCAGCGGGGTGAGCCGGTCCACGTTGTCGCGGGCCGAACGGGCCGAGACCAGTCCGACCGCCGCGCTGCTCAACCGGCTGTGCCATGTCTACGGGCGGACCATGTCCCGGCTGCTCAGCGAGGTGGAGGCGGAGCCCGCGCCGCTGGTGCGCGCCGCCGAGCAGTCCGTCTGGGAGGACCGGGCCTCCGGGTTCGTCCGGCGCTCCGTTTCGCCGCCGCACCCCGCGCTGCGCGGCGAACTGGTCGAGGGGCGGCTCGCCGTGGGCGCCGACATCGCCTACGACCTGCCGCCCGTGGCGGGCCTGGAACAGCACATCTGGGTGCTGGAGGGCGCCCTCGAGGTGACGGCCGAGAACACCGCACACCACCTTGGTCCCGGGGACTGTCTGCGCCTGCGGGTGTGGGGGCCGACCCGGTTCCGGTGCGCGGGCGAGGAGGGCGTGCGGTACGTGCTGGCGGTGGTGCTGCCATGA